The Flavobacteriaceae bacterium 3519-10 genome includes a window with the following:
- a CDS encoding AsnC/Lrp family transcriptional regulator protei n — MKNDKNIEQLYMKSAMNSSYHLDSVDKEIIYMLMDNAKTSLAHISKNVGISTTAVHQRIKKLEQAGVIENSISFLNPRKIGYKVVSYIGVFLEQPSHYHDAVKALKEVNEVVEAHYTTGNYTIFLKVLCRDNDHLMEILNKLQKLKGVTRTETFISLEQSINRQLKV; from the coding sequence TTGAAAAACGATAAAAATATAGAACAGTTATATATGAAAAGTGCAATGAACTCAAGTTATCACTTAGATTCTGTGGATAAAGAGATAATTTACATGCTGATGGACAATGCCAAAACCTCCCTGGCGCATATTTCGAAAAATGTTGGTATTTCTACCACCGCCGTGCACCAGCGAATCAAAAAATTAGAGCAGGCTGGCGTCATAGAAAATTCTATTTCCTTCCTTAACCCGCGCAAAATCGGCTACAAAGTGGTGTCCTATATCGGCGTTTTTCTGGAGCAACCAAGTCATTATCACGACGCTGTAAAGGCATTGAAAGAAGTGAATGAAGTAGTGGAAGCACATTACACCACCGGCAATTACACCATTTTTCTAAAGGTATTATGCCGCGATAACGATCACCTGATGGAAATACTGAATAAACTTCAGAAACTGAAAGGTGTTACCAGAACAGAAACTTTCATATCGCTGGAACAGAGCATCAACCGCCAACTTAAAGTATAA
- a CDS encoding Deoxyribose-phosphate aldolase yields MTKVLAKNHTETTQEHVEERNGGLPFNTRFFDGININRSAVERRVNTLPGRRSVKKEFQAAWLLKAISMIDLTTLAGDDTRGNVIRLCEKAKNPVRQDILMKLGMEDANLTTGAVCVYHSLIPFAAEALQGSGIPIAAVSTGFPAGKNAIEEKIAEIKRSVAAGATEIDIVISRDLVLESKWKELYDEIKLCRQACGDAHMKTILATGEIPTFTKIAKASWVAMLAGSDFIKTSTGKESVNATLAVSLVMIRCIRDYYELTGVKVGYKPAGGIQKAKQALDYLILIKEELGNEWLTPELFRFGASSLLGDIERQLEHYVTGSYSAGFRHPMA; encoded by the coding sequence ATGACTAAAGTACTGGCAAAAAACCATACAGAAACTACACAGGAGCATGTTGAGGAAAGGAACGGCGGTTTACCCTTCAATACCCGGTTTTTCGATGGAATAAATATAAACCGCAGTGCGGTGGAACGCCGTGTGAACACGCTTCCCGGCAGACGCAGCGTGAAAAAGGAATTTCAGGCTGCCTGGCTTTTGAAGGCAATTTCAATGATAGATCTTACCACGCTTGCGGGCGACGACACGCGCGGTAACGTGATCCGCTTATGCGAAAAAGCCAAAAATCCTGTCCGGCAGGATATCCTGATGAAATTAGGGATGGAAGATGCAAACCTTACCACAGGCGCTGTATGCGTTTATCATAGCCTGATACCTTTTGCTGCTGAGGCATTGCAGGGTTCCGGAATCCCTATTGCGGCCGTTTCCACTGGTTTTCCGGCCGGCAAAAATGCCATAGAAGAGAAAATTGCTGAAATTAAAAGATCAGTAGCTGCCGGTGCAACGGAAATCGATATCGTCATCTCGCGCGACCTGGTTTTAGAATCAAAATGGAAGGAGTTATACGACGAAATCAAACTTTGCCGGCAGGCATGCGGCGATGCGCACATGAAAACCATTCTCGCAACCGGCGAAATCCCAACTTTCACCAAAATAGCGAAAGCATCCTGGGTTGCAATGCTCGCGGGATCCGATTTCATTAAAACCTCCACCGGAAAAGAGTCGGTAAACGCCACGCTCGCCGTAAGTTTGGTGATGATCCGCTGCATTCGCGATTATTACGAATTAACCGGCGTGAAAGTCGGCTACAAACCCGCTGGTGGCATCCAGAAAGCCAAGCAAGCGCTGGATTATTTAATTTTAATTAAAGAAGAATTAGGGAATGAATGGCTCACGCCTGAACTGTTCCGCTTTGGCGCGAGTTCCCTTTTAGGAGACATCGAGCGGCAGCTGGAACATTACGTAACGGGTAGTTACAGCGCAGGTTTCCGTCATCCGATGGCGTAA
- a CDS encoding Nitroreductase family protein, producing MEKAAILKEIIENRRSTFPKDYTDEEIEESVLTEILSSANFAPNHKKTKPWRFKVFKGQEKADLGNKMAEIYRDTTRPEVFLEKKHASISEKASKANAIIAISVNFSGLVPEWEEIAATAMAVQNMYLTASAYNVGAYWSSPGIIKHLDEFLGLEENQKCYGLFFLGRI from the coding sequence ATGGAAAAAGCAGCAATACTAAAAGAAATTATAGAAAACCGCAGAAGTACTTTCCCGAAAGATTATACAGATGAGGAAATTGAAGAAAGCGTTTTAACAGAAATACTGAGCTCAGCGAATTTTGCACCCAATCATAAGAAGACAAAACCGTGGCGTTTTAAGGTCTTCAAGGGGCAGGAAAAGGCAGATCTTGGGAATAAAATGGCCGAAATATATCGTGACACAACACGTCCTGAGGTTTTTCTTGAGAAAAAGCATGCAAGTATTTCAGAAAAAGCTTCGAAGGCAAATGCAATCATTGCGATTTCGGTAAACTTCAGCGGTTTGGTTCCCGAATGGGAAGAAATTGCCGCCACAGCCATGGCCGTGCAGAATATGTATCTTACGGCATCTGCTTATAATGTAGGCGCGTACTGGAGCAGCCCCGGAATTATTAAACATCTCGATGAATTTTTAGGACTCGAGGAGAACCAAAAATGCTACGGACTTTTTTTTCTGGGCAGAATTTAA
- a CDS encoding tRNA (Guanine37-N1) -methyltransferase — protein sequence MELPQQRFFAASDYYPKQKEPNRAMRIDIISVLPELMESPFKTSILKRAVDKGLAEIHFHHLRNYGLGKQRQIDDAPYGGSAGMVMMVEPLDQCISDLKMQRDYDEVIYLTPDGETLNQKTANTLSTRKNLILLCGHYKGIDHRVREMHITKEISIGDYVLTGGELAACVLADSVIRLLPGVLNDEQSALTDSFQDNLLSPPVYTRPANYKGLQVPEILLSGNFAKIEDWLHDEAVKITREKRPDLLQ from the coding sequence GTGGAGTTACCTCAACAAAGATTCTTCGCTGCGTCTGATTATTATCCCAAACAAAAAGAACCGAACCGAGCAATGAGAATTGACATCATAAGCGTTTTACCGGAGCTCATGGAGAGTCCGTTCAAAACTTCTATCCTAAAAAGAGCCGTTGATAAGGGTCTGGCCGAAATTCATTTCCATCATCTGCGCAATTATGGCCTCGGCAAACAGCGCCAGATCGATGATGCGCCTTATGGAGGCTCTGCCGGAATGGTAATGATGGTGGAACCTTTGGATCAGTGTATTTCAGACCTTAAAATGCAGCGTGATTACGATGAGGTGATTTATCTGACGCCAGATGGCGAAACCTTAAATCAAAAAACAGCCAATACACTTTCTACCCGCAAAAATCTTATTTTGCTGTGCGGCCATTATAAAGGGATTGATCACAGGGTGCGCGAAATGCACATTACCAAAGAAATTTCAATCGGCGATTATGTGCTCACCGGCGGCGAACTGGCGGCCTGCGTGCTGGCAGATTCTGTAATCCGCTTGCTGCCCGGTGTACTGAATGACGAACAAAGTGCGCTTACTGACAGTTTTCAGGATAACCTGCTCTCACCGCCTGTATATACGCGGCCGGCAAATTATAAAGGTTTGCAGGTACCTGAGATTTTGCTTAGCGGCAACTTCGCCAAAATAGAAGACTGGCTCCATGATGAAGCCGTTAAAATCACGCGCGAGAAGCGGCCGGACCTTCTACAATAA
- a CDS encoding rRNA methylase has protein sequence MKDSQHSHKPESGQAEPNKKDDFIFGLRPVIEAIEAGKTIDKIFMQNALQGDIYYELKTLLSKHNIRPNYVPIEKLNRFTRKNHQGVVAFISDVPFESIQDVLPQLFEEGKTPFLLILDRLTDVRNFGAICRTAECVGVHAIILPEKGAAPINSDAIKTSAGAIYNLRICKEKNLAHAVDFLQQSGLQVFSASEKAQKLIYDVDFTQPCAIVMGNEETGISKEVLHHSDEKIKLPIEGKTQSLNVSVACGAILYEAVRQKLSTPV, from the coding sequence TTGAAAGATTCTCAACATTCCCACAAACCTGAGTCTGGCCAGGCCGAACCAAACAAGAAAGACGACTTTATTTTTGGCCTCAGACCCGTGATAGAAGCGATAGAAGCAGGAAAGACAATTGATAAGATTTTCATGCAGAACGCTTTGCAGGGAGATATTTACTATGAACTTAAGACACTTCTCTCCAAACATAACATCCGGCCAAACTACGTCCCGATCGAAAAACTGAACCGTTTTACGAGGAAGAATCACCAGGGTGTGGTGGCATTTATTTCGGATGTTCCGTTTGAAAGCATTCAGGATGTTTTGCCACAACTTTTTGAGGAAGGCAAGACGCCGTTTCTCCTCATTTTAGACCGCCTCACAGACGTAAGAAATTTCGGCGCCATTTGCCGCACTGCGGAATGTGTGGGGGTTCACGCTATAATTTTGCCTGAAAAAGGAGCCGCACCGATCAATTCAGACGCCATCAAAACTTCTGCCGGCGCAATTTATAACCTGCGGATCTGTAAGGAAAAAAATCTGGCGCATGCGGTGGATTTCCTCCAGCAGTCAGGTTTACAGGTGTTTTCAGCTTCAGAAAAAGCGCAGAAACTCATTTATGATGTAGATTTTACGCAACCGTGTGCAATTGTGATGGGTAACGAAGAAACCGGGATTTCCAAAGAAGTGCTTCACCATTCAGATGAAAAAATCAAGCTTCCGATAGAAGGTAAAACACAGTCGCTGAATGTATCTGTTGCATGCGGCGCCATCCTGTACGAAGCGGTTCGACAGAAACTCAGTACGCCGGTATAA
- a CDS encoding NADH dehydrogenase has protein sequence MLNNKNKKVIVIDKVNHHMFQPLFYQVACGRIEPSNISFPFRKIFQRSRNIQYRMIEVEKIVPEQNKIVTHDYEIKYDKLVIATGCKTNFFGNNKMESLTFGMKNTQEAIAIRNHVLLTFEKLIIEKQRSDDGNWNIVIVGSGPTGVELAGAFAEMKREILPRDYPHMNFKNLNIILISSTPTSLSTMSEESQKMSEQYLKELGVDFLSAEMVVDYDGDKVYMQSGKTIASNNVIWAAGVTGNIIDGLNPEIMVRNRYRTDRFNRVLGYDNIFAIGDIAYMETPKYPLAHPQVANVAINQGKNVGKNFLKKNEKDWVEYEYTDQGSMATIGKHRAVVDLPNLKFQGFLAWYFWMFLHLMLILSVRNKVAIFFNWMWSYLNKDSSLRLIIIPNKKNRTEQ, from the coding sequence ATGCTCAATAATAAAAACAAAAAAGTGATTGTGATTGATAAAGTTAATCATCACATGTTTCAGCCACTTTTCTATCAGGTTGCGTGCGGACGTATCGAGCCAAGTAATATTTCTTTCCCTTTCCGGAAAATTTTCCAGCGCTCGCGGAACATTCAGTACCGGATGATCGAAGTGGAAAAAATAGTGCCTGAGCAGAACAAAATTGTCACCCACGACTACGAAATCAAATACGATAAACTGGTAATCGCTACCGGCTGCAAAACCAATTTCTTCGGCAATAACAAGATGGAATCACTCACTTTCGGTATGAAAAATACGCAGGAAGCCATCGCGATCCGAAACCACGTGCTTCTCACATTCGAAAAGCTGATTATTGAAAAACAGCGCAGCGACGACGGAAACTGGAACATTGTTATTGTGGGCAGCGGACCGACGGGTGTTGAACTCGCGGGAGCCTTTGCGGAAATGAAGCGGGAAATTCTGCCGCGTGATTATCCGCACATGAATTTTAAGAACCTCAATATTATATTAATTAGTTCTACGCCAACTTCGCTGAGTACGATGAGTGAAGAATCGCAGAAAATGTCTGAACAGTATCTGAAAGAGCTGGGTGTGGATTTTCTCAGCGCAGAAATGGTGGTAGATTACGACGGCGATAAAGTGTACATGCAGAGCGGTAAAACCATTGCTTCCAATAACGTAATCTGGGCTGCCGGCGTAACCGGTAATATTATCGATGGTTTGAATCCCGAAATAATGGTCCGCAACCGATACAGAACCGACCGTTTCAATCGTGTTTTAGGTTATGATAATATTTTCGCGATCGGCGATATCGCCTATATGGAAACGCCTAAATATCCGCTAGCGCATCCTCAGGTGGCAAATGTGGCGATCAATCAGGGTAAGAATGTAGGTAAGAATTTCCTTAAGAAGAATGAAAAAGATTGGGTAGAATACGAATATACAGATCAGGGAAGCATGGCAACAATCGGTAAGCACCGCGCAGTTGTGGATCTTCCGAACTTGAAATTTCAGGGTTTTTTGGCCTGGTATTTCTGGATGTTTTTACATCTGATGCTGATCCTGTCCGTACGGAATAAAGTGGCCATTTTCTTTAACTGGATGTGGAGTTACCTCAACAAAGATTCTTCGCTGCGTCTGATTATTATCCCAAACAAAAAGAACCGAACCGAGCAATGA
- a CDS encoding archaeal ATPase, fused to C-terminal DUF234 domain: MAEYNFLQMSGLIGRTYELGLLKETLNTDKSELIAVYGRRRVGKTFLIREFFKNKIIFEVSGLYHGSMRDQLSNFAKEINKKSKKNNTENPQNWFDAFLLLEQRLDRQKSAGKKVVFIDEFPWMATARSKFLTAFEHFWNSYCTKRNDLIIVICGSAASYMLQKIIRNKGGLHNRITRQIRLLPFNLHEADLFLKSRGIRYTQYDVAQIYMAMGGVPHYLEKLQKGLSVAQNIDELCFTKDGLLRTEFDQLYASLFDDSNKHLLIIRTLAKSNKGLTRKELLDQTRLPSGGDISLKLAELIESGFVTEYNYYGNKIQLTLYRLSDEYSKFYLKFIQQNQNSGPGTWQRLQKSASYASWSGFSFETVCLKHISQIKKALRIDAIYSVNSSWFNANAQVDLLIDRDDNIMNVCEMKFYNAPFAIDKKYYLNLKNKIAELQQYTTTSKNIYLTMVTAFGLKENEYSRELVENRVEMKNLFAE, encoded by the coding sequence TTGGCGGAATATAATTTTTTGCAAATGTCAGGATTAATCGGTAGAACCTACGAACTTGGATTGCTGAAAGAAACACTTAACACAGACAAATCCGAGCTTATTGCCGTTTATGGAAGGCGGCGCGTTGGCAAAACTTTTCTGATCAGAGAATTTTTTAAGAACAAAATCATTTTCGAGGTTTCCGGGTTATACCACGGCTCAATGCGGGATCAGCTCAGTAATTTTGCAAAAGAAATCAATAAAAAATCCAAAAAAAACAATACAGAAAATCCCCAGAACTGGTTCGATGCATTTTTACTTCTGGAACAGCGGCTTGACCGCCAGAAATCTGCCGGAAAAAAAGTGGTATTTATCGACGAATTTCCGTGGATGGCCACCGCAAGATCAAAATTCCTCACTGCTTTCGAGCATTTCTGGAACAGCTACTGTACAAAGCGAAACGACCTCATCATTGTAATTTGCGGCTCCGCTGCTTCGTACATGCTGCAAAAAATCATCCGCAATAAAGGCGGTCTTCATAATCGGATCACGCGGCAAATCCGTTTGCTGCCCTTCAATCTGCATGAAGCGGATCTCTTCCTTAAAAGCCGGGGTATCCGATATACCCAATATGACGTGGCTCAGATTTACATGGCGATGGGCGGCGTGCCTCATTATCTGGAAAAACTTCAAAAAGGACTGAGCGTTGCCCAGAACATTGATGAGCTATGCTTCACCAAAGACGGCCTGCTGCGGACAGAATTCGATCAGTTATACGCCTCGTTGTTCGATGATTCGAACAAACATCTTTTGATTATCAGAACATTGGCAAAATCAAATAAAGGCCTTACGCGCAAGGAACTGCTGGATCAGACGAGGTTACCAAGTGGCGGAGATATTTCGCTGAAGCTTGCCGAACTTATAGAATCGGGATTTGTGACTGAGTATAACTATTATGGCAATAAAATACAGCTTACCCTTTACCGCTTGTCCGACGAATATTCTAAATTTTATCTTAAGTTTATTCAGCAGAATCAAAACAGTGGTCCCGGAACGTGGCAACGGCTACAGAAATCGGCCAGTTATGCTTCGTGGTCAGGTTTCAGTTTCGAAACGGTTTGCCTGAAGCATATTTCGCAGATTAAAAAAGCATTAAGGATCGATGCGATCTATTCGGTGAACAGCAGCTGGTTTAATGCCAATGCGCAGGTAGATCTGTTGATTGACCGTGACGACAATATTATGAATGTATGCGAAATGAAATTTTATAACGCACCGTTCGCCATCGACAAAAAATATTATTTAAATCTTAAAAACAAAATAGCTGAGCTGCAGCAATATACAACTACATCCAAAAATATTTACCTCACAATGGTTACTGCCTTTGGTTTAAAGGAAAACGAATATAGCCGCGAATTGGTGGAAAACAGAGTAGAAATGAAGAATTTGTTCGCAGAATAA
- a CDS encoding aldehyde dehydrogenase has translation MRQWKKKYSSTIIKYNHHSSSKNVMEIKEIYETMVYGPAPETAKPAIEFLEAHKRSFGLFIDGKWVKPNSEKYADTHNPSTKEFLAKIAEADETDVNNAVQAANKALPEWVAIGGFERAKYLYAIARQIQKHSRLFAVLETLDNGKPIRETRDLDIPIATRHFYHHAGWAKLMDTEFRDYKEVGVIAQIIPWNFPLMMLSWKIAPALAMGNTVVLKPAELTSLTSLLFAEICDKVGLPKGVVNIVTGRGSVAGSSLVGHPDVHKVAFTGSTDVGKVLRRQIAGSGKKISLELGGKSPFIVFEDADLDSAVEGIVDAIWFNQGQVCCAGSRLLIQESVSEKFYQKLRARMDTLRIGDPLDKTVDMGAIVSKEQFKTIDDMVKLGVKEGCTLYQSKNAVPKQGYFYPPTLFTDVATSSVIAQVEIFGPVLVAMTFRSHTEALPLANNSRYGLAASIWTENINLALDIAPKVKVGSVWINCTNQFDAAAGFGGYRESGFGREGGREGLYEYMKPRVEDDFAEQPSVPKTEKSSAPRKNLNSLADIDRTTKMYIGGKQARPDGGYSTEIKNSFGEYIGEVSEGNRKDIRNAVEAAHAEKSWAGMTGHARAQVLYYIAENLAIRADEFAERIVQMTDQSLDSAKDEVEKSIERIYTYAAYADKYDGAAHSTVQRMVTLAMPEPIGVMAVICPEENPLLGFISTVIPAIAMGNKVVVVPSEKHPFSATDFYQILETSDVPGGTVNIVTGPKDELAKELAKHYNVEGIWFFGSREGSREIEMLATDSMKRSWVNFGKYRNWLDTSHGEGQEFLRHATEIKNIWIPYGA, from the coding sequence GTGCGGCAATGGAAGAAAAAATATTCAAGTACGATAATAAAATATAATCATCATTCTTCAAGCAAAAATGTGATGGAAATTAAAGAAATATACGAAACCATGGTTTACGGACCCGCTCCTGAAACAGCAAAACCGGCAATAGAATTTCTGGAAGCTCACAAACGAAGCTTCGGTCTTTTTATCGATGGGAAATGGGTGAAACCCAACTCAGAAAAATACGCAGATACGCACAATCCGTCCACAAAAGAATTTCTCGCTAAGATCGCGGAAGCGGACGAAACCGACGTAAACAACGCCGTGCAGGCTGCCAACAAGGCACTGCCGGAATGGGTTGCAATCGGTGGTTTTGAGAGAGCGAAATATCTGTACGCCATTGCGCGGCAGATTCAGAAACATTCGAGATTATTCGCAGTGTTAGAAACTTTAGATAACGGTAAACCGATCCGCGAAACCCGTGATCTGGATATTCCGATTGCGACACGCCATTTTTATCATCATGCCGGTTGGGCAAAACTGATGGATACGGAATTTCGCGATTATAAAGAAGTCGGCGTAATTGCACAGATTATTCCGTGGAACTTTCCTTTAATGATGCTTTCATGGAAAATTGCGCCGGCACTTGCGATGGGAAATACCGTCGTGCTTAAACCGGCGGAACTCACGTCGCTCACGTCTTTGCTCTTTGCTGAAATCTGCGATAAAGTAGGGCTTCCGAAAGGTGTGGTGAATATTGTAACTGGCAGAGGATCGGTAGCCGGCTCATCATTGGTCGGCCATCCGGATGTTCATAAAGTCGCTTTTACGGGCTCAACGGATGTTGGTAAGGTTTTAAGACGACAAATTGCAGGTTCGGGCAAAAAAATATCACTTGAATTGGGTGGAAAATCTCCGTTTATCGTTTTCGAAGATGCTGATTTGGATTCTGCCGTTGAAGGCATCGTGGATGCAATTTGGTTCAATCAGGGACAGGTTTGCTGCGCAGGTTCAAGACTGCTCATTCAGGAAAGTGTTTCAGAAAAATTCTATCAGAAATTAAGGGCGCGGATGGACACGCTGCGCATAGGCGATCCATTAGATAAAACCGTCGATATGGGCGCAATTGTCTCCAAAGAACAGTTCAAAACCATTGACGATATGGTGAAACTGGGCGTTAAGGAAGGATGCACACTTTACCAATCGAAAAATGCAGTGCCAAAACAGGGTTATTTCTATCCTCCGACTTTATTCACAGATGTTGCTACGAGTTCAGTAATTGCACAGGTAGAAATTTTTGGGCCTGTTCTGGTAGCTATGACGTTCAGATCGCACACGGAAGCCCTGCCCTTGGCAAATAATTCGCGCTATGGACTGGCTGCAAGCATATGGACAGAAAATATCAATCTTGCACTCGATATCGCTCCCAAAGTGAAGGTTGGAAGTGTCTGGATCAATTGTACCAATCAGTTTGATGCGGCGGCGGGATTTGGCGGTTACAGAGAATCCGGTTTCGGTCGCGAAGGTGGCAGGGAAGGTCTTTACGAATACATGAAACCCCGGGTCGAAGATGATTTCGCGGAGCAACCTTCCGTTCCTAAGACGGAAAAATCATCAGCGCCGCGCAAGAATTTAAACAGTCTGGCTGATATCGACCGCACAACTAAAATGTATATTGGCGGAAAACAGGCAAGGCCTGACGGAGGTTACAGCACAGAAATAAAAAATTCGTTCGGAGAATATATCGGCGAGGTTTCGGAAGGCAACAGAAAAGACATCCGCAATGCAGTGGAAGCCGCACACGCCGAGAAATCCTGGGCAGGAATGACGGGGCATGCACGCGCGCAGGTTTTATACTACATTGCAGAAAATTTAGCCATCCGTGCAGACGAATTTGCAGAAAGAATCGTGCAGATGACCGATCAGTCGCTCGATTCCGCTAAAGATGAGGTTGAAAAATCAATTGAACGCATTTATACTTATGCAGCCTATGCGGACAAGTACGATGGTGCCGCCCATTCAACCGTCCAGCGGATGGTTACATTGGCAATGCCCGAGCCTATCGGCGTTATGGCGGTGATCTGTCCTGAGGAAAATCCTCTGCTTGGATTTATTTCAACGGTAATTCCGGCAATTGCGATGGGCAATAAAGTGGTGGTGGTACCTTCTGAAAAACATCCTTTTTCAGCAACCGATTTCTATCAGATTCTGGAAACATCTGATGTGCCGGGCGGAACCGTTAACATTGTGACCGGACCCAAAGACGAACTCGCAAAAGAACTCGCAAAGCATTATAATGTAGAAGGTATATGGTTTTTCGGCAGCCGCGAGGGAAGCCGCGAAATTGAAATGCTCGCGACCGATTCGATGAAACGGTCATGGGTGAATTTCGGCAAATACCGCAACTGGCTCGATACGTCACACGGCGAAGGACAGGAGTTCCTCCGCCATGCTACAGAAATAAAAAACATCTGGATTCCTTATGGAGCGTAA
- a CDS encoding TM2 domain containing protein+B7201 — METYGYNNPGSQQNPQFNSYRSEKKLAAGLLGILLGAFGANKFFLGYINEGIIQIVLNIVTCGIATIIPLIEGIIYLTMSDEHFDRTYVQNKKAWF, encoded by the coding sequence ATGGAAACGTACGGCTACAATAATCCGGGATCGCAGCAAAATCCACAATTCAACAGTTACCGCTCTGAAAAGAAACTCGCGGCAGGGCTTTTAGGTATTCTTTTAGGCGCTTTCGGCGCAAACAAATTTTTTCTTGGATACATCAATGAAGGAATTATTCAGATCGTACTGAATATCGTAACCTGTGGTATCGCGACAATTATCCCTTTGATTGAAGGAATTATTTACCTCACCATGAGCGACGAACATTTCGACCGAACTTATGTGCAGAACAAGAAAGCTTGGTTTTAA
- a CDS encoding Porphobilinogen synthase produces the protein MIIYSRNRRLRTNSSIRALVQETVLTTNDFVMPIFVMEGENKQEPIASMPGIYRRTLDLTVKECRELFSLGIKGINLYMKVSENLKDNKGTEAWNANGLMQNTIKAIKDAVPGMVIMPDVALDPYSVYGHDGIITNGKIDNDATNDALVKMSVSLAEAGADFMAPSDMMDGRVAAIRTGLEENGFTDVGILSYAAKYASSFYGPFRSALDSAPKEDSEIPKDKKTYQMDFHNAREAMDEVYKDIAEGADIIMIKPGMPYLDIVSKVREAIDLPIAVYNVSGEYAMLKAAAQNGWLDNDKAIIESLTCIKRAGADIIFTYAAKEAAILLNN, from the coding sequence ATGATCATATATTCCCGAAACCGAAGATTAAGAACAAACTCTTCAATTCGTGCGCTGGTGCAGGAAACGGTTTTAACCACCAACGATTTCGTGATGCCAATCTTTGTGATGGAAGGCGAAAATAAACAGGAACCCATCGCTTCAATGCCCGGGATTTACCGGCGCACTTTGGACCTGACCGTGAAGGAGTGCCGCGAGCTTTTTTCACTTGGAATAAAAGGGATCAATCTGTACATGAAAGTTTCTGAAAACCTGAAAGACAACAAAGGTACCGAAGCCTGGAATGCAAACGGATTGATGCAAAATACCATCAAAGCAATAAAAGATGCAGTACCAGGAATGGTAATTATGCCCGATGTGGCGCTTGACCCCTACTCTGTTTACGGACACGACGGCATCATCACGAACGGAAAAATCGATAACGACGCGACCAACGATGCTTTGGTGAAAATGTCGGTTTCGCTGGCAGAAGCAGGTGCAGATTTCATGGCTCCAAGCGACATGATGGATGGCCGCGTGGCTGCAATACGCACTGGTTTAGAGGAAAATGGCTTTACGGATGTAGGGATTCTAAGTTATGCCGCTAAATATGCAAGTTCGTTCTACGGCCCATTCCGAAGCGCGTTGGATTCTGCACCGAAAGAAGATTCAGAGATACCAAAAGACAAGAAAACCTACCAGATGGATTTTCATAATGCACGCGAAGCGATGGATGAAGTGTACAAGGATATTGCTGAAGGCGCGGACATCATCATGATTAAACCCGGAATGCCTTATCTGGATATTGTGTCGAAAGTACGTGAAGCGATCGATCTCCCGATAGCCGTTTATAATGTAAGCGGCGAATACGCGATGCTGAAGGCTGCGGCACAAAATGGCTGGCTGGACAATGACAAAGCGATTATCGAAAGTTTAACCTGCATAAAACGCGCAGGTGCCGACATAATCTTCACTTATGCAGCGAAAGAAGCAGCGATTCTACTTAATAACTAA